A genomic region of Pseudorca crassidens isolate mPseCra1 chromosome 10, mPseCra1.hap1, whole genome shotgun sequence contains the following coding sequences:
- the AGER gene encoding advanced glycosylation end product-specific receptor isoform X6, with amino-acid sequence MAAGAAAGAWVLVLSLWGAVVGDQNITARIGKPLVLNCKGAPKKPPQQLEWKLNTGRTEAWKVLSPQGGPWDSVARVLPNGSLLLPAVGIQDEGSFRCRAMSRNGKETKSNYRVRVYQIPGKPEIVDPASELMAGVPDKVGTCVSKGGYPEGTLSWHLDGKTLIPDGKGVSVKEETKRHPETGLFTLRSELMVTPARGGAPHPTFSCSFSPGLPRRRALHTAPIQLRVWEPVPLEEVLLVVEPEGGAVAPGGTVTLTCEAPAQPPPQIHWIKDGMPLPLPTSSVLLLPEVGPEDQGTYSCVATHPSHGPQESHAVSVSIIGSVEGPELGTLALALGILGGLGTAALLIGVIMWQRRQRRGEERKVPENQEEEEEERTELNQPEGPEAAESSAGGL; translated from the exons atggCAGCAGGGGCAGCAGCTGGAGCCTGGGTGCTGGTCCTCAGTCTGTGGG GGGCAGTAGTAGGGGATCAAAACATCACAGCCAGGATCGGGAAGCCACTGGTGCTGAACTGTAAGGGGGCCCCCAAGAAACCACCCCAGCAGCTGGAATGGAAACTG AACACAGGCCGGACAGAAGCTTGGAAGGTCCTATCTCCCCAGGGAGGCCCCTGGGATAGCGTGGCTCGTGTCCTCCCCAACGGCTCCCTCCTCCTGCCGGCTGTTGGGATCCAGGATGAGGGGAGTTTCCGGTGCCGGGCAATGAGCCGGAATGGAAAGGAGACCAAGTCCAACTACCGAGTCCGAGTCTATC AGATTCCTGGGAAGCCAGAAATTGTTGATCCTGCCTCTGAACTCATGGCTGGTGTCCCCGATAAG GTGGGAACATGTGTGTCCAAGGGGGGCTACCCTGAAGGGACTCTTAGCTGGCACTTGGATGGGAAAACCCTGATACCTGATGGCAAAG GAGTGTCTGTGAAGGAAGAGACCAAGAGACACCCTGAGACAGGGCTTTTCACACTCCGTTCGGAGCTGATGGTGACCCCAGCCCGGGGAggagctccccaccccaccttctcCTGTAGCTTCAGCCCTGGCCTTCCCCGGCGCCGAGCCCTGCACACGGCCCCCATCCAGCTCAGGGTCTGGG agcctgTGCCACTGGAGGAAGTCCTGTTGGTGGTGGAGCCAGAAGGTGGAGCAGTAGCTCCTGGTGGTACCGTGACCTTGACCTGTgaagcccctgcccagccccctcctcaaATCCACTGGATCAAGGAT GGCatgcccctgccccttcccaccaGCTCCGTGCTGCTCCTCCCTGAGGTAGGGCCTGAGGACCAGGGAACCTACAGTTGTGTGGCCACCCATCCCAGCCATGGGCCCCAGGAGAGCCATGCTGTCAGCGTCAGCATCATCG GCTCTGTGGAAGGGCCGGAGCTGGGAACTCTAGCCCTGGCCCTGGGGATCCTGGGAGGCCTGGGGACAGCCGCCCTGCTCATTGGGGTCATCATGTGGCAAAGGCGGCAacgcagaggagaggagag GAAGGTCCCAGAAaaccaggaggaggaagaggaggagcgCACGGAGCTGAATCAGCCCGAGGGGCCTGAGGCAGCAGAAAGCAGTGCAGGAGGGCTTTGA
- the AGER gene encoding advanced glycosylation end product-specific receptor isoform X4, translating to MAAGAAAGAWVLVLSLWGAVVGDQNITARIGKPLVLNCKGAPKKPPQQLEWKLNTGRTEAWKVLSPQGGPWDSVARVLPNGSLLLPAVGIQDEGSFRCRAMSRNGKETKSNYRVRVYQIPGKPEIVDPASELMAGVPDKVGTCVSKGGYPEGTLSWHLDGKTLIPDGKGVSVKEETKRHPETGLFTLRSELMVTPARGGAPHPTFSCSFSPGLPRRRALHTAPIQLRVWGEHRTGEGPNLEPVPLEEVLLVVEPEGGAVAPGGTVTLTCEAPAQPPPQIHWIKDGMPLPLPTSSVLLLPEVGPEDQGTYSCVATHPSHGPQESHAVSVSIIETGEEGPTAGSVEGPELGTLALALGILGGLGTAALLIGVIMWQRRQRRGEERKVPENQEEEEEERTELNQPEGPEAAESSAGGL from the exons atggCAGCAGGGGCAGCAGCTGGAGCCTGGGTGCTGGTCCTCAGTCTGTGGG GGGCAGTAGTAGGGGATCAAAACATCACAGCCAGGATCGGGAAGCCACTGGTGCTGAACTGTAAGGGGGCCCCCAAGAAACCACCCCAGCAGCTGGAATGGAAACTG AACACAGGCCGGACAGAAGCTTGGAAGGTCCTATCTCCCCAGGGAGGCCCCTGGGATAGCGTGGCTCGTGTCCTCCCCAACGGCTCCCTCCTCCTGCCGGCTGTTGGGATCCAGGATGAGGGGAGTTTCCGGTGCCGGGCAATGAGCCGGAATGGAAAGGAGACCAAGTCCAACTACCGAGTCCGAGTCTATC AGATTCCTGGGAAGCCAGAAATTGTTGATCCTGCCTCTGAACTCATGGCTGGTGTCCCCGATAAG GTGGGAACATGTGTGTCCAAGGGGGGCTACCCTGAAGGGACTCTTAGCTGGCACTTGGATGGGAAAACCCTGATACCTGATGGCAAAG GAGTGTCTGTGAAGGAAGAGACCAAGAGACACCCTGAGACAGGGCTTTTCACACTCCGTTCGGAGCTGATGGTGACCCCAGCCCGGGGAggagctccccaccccaccttctcCTGTAGCTTCAGCCCTGGCCTTCCCCGGCGCCGAGCCCTGCACACGGCCCCCATCCAGCTCAGGGTCTGGGGTGAGCACAGAACTGGGGAGGGCCCCAACTTGG agcctgTGCCACTGGAGGAAGTCCTGTTGGTGGTGGAGCCAGAAGGTGGAGCAGTAGCTCCTGGTGGTACCGTGACCTTGACCTGTgaagcccctgcccagccccctcctcaaATCCACTGGATCAAGGAT GGCatgcccctgccccttcccaccaGCTCCGTGCTGCTCCTCCCTGAGGTAGGGCCTGAGGACCAGGGAACCTACAGTTGTGTGGCCACCCATCCCAGCCATGGGCCCCAGGAGAGCCATGCTGTCAGCGTCAGCATCATCG AAACAGGCGAGGAGGGGCCAACCGCAG GCTCTGTGGAAGGGCCGGAGCTGGGAACTCTAGCCCTGGCCCTGGGGATCCTGGGAGGCCTGGGGACAGCCGCCCTGCTCATTGGGGTCATCATGTGGCAAAGGCGGCAacgcagaggagaggagag GAAGGTCCCAGAAaaccaggaggaggaagaggaggagcgCACGGAGCTGAATCAGCCCGAGGGGCCTGAGGCAGCAGAAAGCAGTGCAGGAGGGCTTTGA
- the AGER gene encoding advanced glycosylation end product-specific receptor isoform X5 translates to MAAGAAAGAWVLVLSLWGAVVGDQNITARIGKPLVLNCKGAPKKPPQQLEWKLNTGRTEAWKVLSPQGGPWDSVARVLPNGSLLLPAVGIQDEGSFRCRAMSRNGKETKSNYRVRVYQIPGKPEIVDPASELMAGVPDKVGTCVSKGGYPEGTLSWHLDGKTLIPDGKGVSVKEETKRHPETGLFTLRSELMVTPARGGAPHPTFSCSFSPGLPRRRALHTAPIQLRVWGEHRTGEGPNLGEHLSEEPVPLEEVLLVVEPEGGAVAPGGTVTLTCEAPAQPPPQIHWIKDGMPLPLPTSSVLLLPEVGPEDQGTYSCVATHPSHGPQESHAVSVSIIGSVEGPELGTLALALGILGGLGTAALLIGVIMWQRRQRRGEERKVPENQEEEEEERTELNQPEGPEAAESSAGGL, encoded by the exons atggCAGCAGGGGCAGCAGCTGGAGCCTGGGTGCTGGTCCTCAGTCTGTGGG GGGCAGTAGTAGGGGATCAAAACATCACAGCCAGGATCGGGAAGCCACTGGTGCTGAACTGTAAGGGGGCCCCCAAGAAACCACCCCAGCAGCTGGAATGGAAACTG AACACAGGCCGGACAGAAGCTTGGAAGGTCCTATCTCCCCAGGGAGGCCCCTGGGATAGCGTGGCTCGTGTCCTCCCCAACGGCTCCCTCCTCCTGCCGGCTGTTGGGATCCAGGATGAGGGGAGTTTCCGGTGCCGGGCAATGAGCCGGAATGGAAAGGAGACCAAGTCCAACTACCGAGTCCGAGTCTATC AGATTCCTGGGAAGCCAGAAATTGTTGATCCTGCCTCTGAACTCATGGCTGGTGTCCCCGATAAG GTGGGAACATGTGTGTCCAAGGGGGGCTACCCTGAAGGGACTCTTAGCTGGCACTTGGATGGGAAAACCCTGATACCTGATGGCAAAG GAGTGTCTGTGAAGGAAGAGACCAAGAGACACCCTGAGACAGGGCTTTTCACACTCCGTTCGGAGCTGATGGTGACCCCAGCCCGGGGAggagctccccaccccaccttctcCTGTAGCTTCAGCCCTGGCCTTCCCCGGCGCCGAGCCCTGCACACGGCCCCCATCCAGCTCAGGGTCTGGGGTGAGCACAGAACTGGGGAGGGCCCCAACTTGGGTGAGCACCTGTCGGAAG agcctgTGCCACTGGAGGAAGTCCTGTTGGTGGTGGAGCCAGAAGGTGGAGCAGTAGCTCCTGGTGGTACCGTGACCTTGACCTGTgaagcccctgcccagccccctcctcaaATCCACTGGATCAAGGAT GGCatgcccctgccccttcccaccaGCTCCGTGCTGCTCCTCCCTGAGGTAGGGCCTGAGGACCAGGGAACCTACAGTTGTGTGGCCACCCATCCCAGCCATGGGCCCCAGGAGAGCCATGCTGTCAGCGTCAGCATCATCG GCTCTGTGGAAGGGCCGGAGCTGGGAACTCTAGCCCTGGCCCTGGGGATCCTGGGAGGCCTGGGGACAGCCGCCCTGCTCATTGGGGTCATCATGTGGCAAAGGCGGCAacgcagaggagaggagag GAAGGTCCCAGAAaaccaggaggaggaagaggaggagcgCACGGAGCTGAATCAGCCCGAGGGGCCTGAGGCAGCAGAAAGCAGTGCAGGAGGGCTTTGA
- the AGER gene encoding advanced glycosylation end product-specific receptor isoform X3: MAAGAAAGAWVLVLSLWGAVVGDQNITARIGKPLVLNCKGAPKKPPQQLEWKLNTGRTEAWKVLSPQGGPWDSVARVLPNGSLLLPAVGIQDEGSFRCRAMSRNGKETKSNYRVRVYQIPGKPEIVDPASELMAGVPDKVGTCVSKGGYPEGTLSWHLDGKTLIPDGKGVSVKEETKRHPETGLFTLRSELMVTPARGGAPHPTFSCSFSPGLPRRRALHTAPIQLRVWGEHRTGEGPNLGEHLSEEPVPLEEVLLVVEPEGGAVAPGGTVTLTCEAPAQPPPQIHWIKDGMPLPLPTSSVLLLPEVGPEDQGTYSCVATHPSHGPQESHAVSVSIIETGEEGPTAGSVEGPELGTLALALGILGGLGTAALLIGVIMWQRRQRRGEERKVPENQEEEEEERTELNQPEGPEAAESSAGGL; this comes from the exons atggCAGCAGGGGCAGCAGCTGGAGCCTGGGTGCTGGTCCTCAGTCTGTGGG GGGCAGTAGTAGGGGATCAAAACATCACAGCCAGGATCGGGAAGCCACTGGTGCTGAACTGTAAGGGGGCCCCCAAGAAACCACCCCAGCAGCTGGAATGGAAACTG AACACAGGCCGGACAGAAGCTTGGAAGGTCCTATCTCCCCAGGGAGGCCCCTGGGATAGCGTGGCTCGTGTCCTCCCCAACGGCTCCCTCCTCCTGCCGGCTGTTGGGATCCAGGATGAGGGGAGTTTCCGGTGCCGGGCAATGAGCCGGAATGGAAAGGAGACCAAGTCCAACTACCGAGTCCGAGTCTATC AGATTCCTGGGAAGCCAGAAATTGTTGATCCTGCCTCTGAACTCATGGCTGGTGTCCCCGATAAG GTGGGAACATGTGTGTCCAAGGGGGGCTACCCTGAAGGGACTCTTAGCTGGCACTTGGATGGGAAAACCCTGATACCTGATGGCAAAG GAGTGTCTGTGAAGGAAGAGACCAAGAGACACCCTGAGACAGGGCTTTTCACACTCCGTTCGGAGCTGATGGTGACCCCAGCCCGGGGAggagctccccaccccaccttctcCTGTAGCTTCAGCCCTGGCCTTCCCCGGCGCCGAGCCCTGCACACGGCCCCCATCCAGCTCAGGGTCTGGGGTGAGCACAGAACTGGGGAGGGCCCCAACTTGGGTGAGCACCTGTCGGAAG agcctgTGCCACTGGAGGAAGTCCTGTTGGTGGTGGAGCCAGAAGGTGGAGCAGTAGCTCCTGGTGGTACCGTGACCTTGACCTGTgaagcccctgcccagccccctcctcaaATCCACTGGATCAAGGAT GGCatgcccctgccccttcccaccaGCTCCGTGCTGCTCCTCCCTGAGGTAGGGCCTGAGGACCAGGGAACCTACAGTTGTGTGGCCACCCATCCCAGCCATGGGCCCCAGGAGAGCCATGCTGTCAGCGTCAGCATCATCG AAACAGGCGAGGAGGGGCCAACCGCAG GCTCTGTGGAAGGGCCGGAGCTGGGAACTCTAGCCCTGGCCCTGGGGATCCTGGGAGGCCTGGGGACAGCCGCCCTGCTCATTGGGGTCATCATGTGGCAAAGGCGGCAacgcagaggagaggagag GAAGGTCCCAGAAaaccaggaggaggaagaggaggagcgCACGGAGCTGAATCAGCCCGAGGGGCCTGAGGCAGCAGAAAGCAGTGCAGGAGGGCTTTGA
- the AGER gene encoding advanced glycosylation end product-specific receptor isoform X2, whose protein sequence is MAAGAAAGAWVLVLSLWGAVVGDQNITARIGKPLVLNCKGAPKKPPQQLEWKLNTGRTEAWKVLSPQGGPWDSVARVLPNGSLLLPAVGIQDEGSFRCRAMSRNGKETKSNYRVRVYQIPGKPEIVDPASELMAGVPDKVGTCVSKGGYPEGTLSWHLDGKTLIPDGKGVSVKEETKRHPETGLFTLRSELMVTPARGGAPHPTFSCSFSPGLPRRRALHTAPIQLRVWEPVPLEEVLLVVEPEGGAVAPGGTVTLTCEAPAQPPPQIHWIKDGMPLPLPTSSVLLLPEVGPEDQGTYSCVATHPSHGPQESHAVSVSIIETGEEGPTAGSVEGPELGTLALALGILGGLGTAALLIGVIMWQRRQRRGEERKVPENQEEEEEERTELNQPEGPEAAESSAGGL, encoded by the exons atggCAGCAGGGGCAGCAGCTGGAGCCTGGGTGCTGGTCCTCAGTCTGTGGG GGGCAGTAGTAGGGGATCAAAACATCACAGCCAGGATCGGGAAGCCACTGGTGCTGAACTGTAAGGGGGCCCCCAAGAAACCACCCCAGCAGCTGGAATGGAAACTG AACACAGGCCGGACAGAAGCTTGGAAGGTCCTATCTCCCCAGGGAGGCCCCTGGGATAGCGTGGCTCGTGTCCTCCCCAACGGCTCCCTCCTCCTGCCGGCTGTTGGGATCCAGGATGAGGGGAGTTTCCGGTGCCGGGCAATGAGCCGGAATGGAAAGGAGACCAAGTCCAACTACCGAGTCCGAGTCTATC AGATTCCTGGGAAGCCAGAAATTGTTGATCCTGCCTCTGAACTCATGGCTGGTGTCCCCGATAAG GTGGGAACATGTGTGTCCAAGGGGGGCTACCCTGAAGGGACTCTTAGCTGGCACTTGGATGGGAAAACCCTGATACCTGATGGCAAAG GAGTGTCTGTGAAGGAAGAGACCAAGAGACACCCTGAGACAGGGCTTTTCACACTCCGTTCGGAGCTGATGGTGACCCCAGCCCGGGGAggagctccccaccccaccttctcCTGTAGCTTCAGCCCTGGCCTTCCCCGGCGCCGAGCCCTGCACACGGCCCCCATCCAGCTCAGGGTCTGGG agcctgTGCCACTGGAGGAAGTCCTGTTGGTGGTGGAGCCAGAAGGTGGAGCAGTAGCTCCTGGTGGTACCGTGACCTTGACCTGTgaagcccctgcccagccccctcctcaaATCCACTGGATCAAGGAT GGCatgcccctgccccttcccaccaGCTCCGTGCTGCTCCTCCCTGAGGTAGGGCCTGAGGACCAGGGAACCTACAGTTGTGTGGCCACCCATCCCAGCCATGGGCCCCAGGAGAGCCATGCTGTCAGCGTCAGCATCATCG AAACAGGCGAGGAGGGGCCAACCGCAG GCTCTGTGGAAGGGCCGGAGCTGGGAACTCTAGCCCTGGCCCTGGGGATCCTGGGAGGCCTGGGGACAGCCGCCCTGCTCATTGGGGTCATCATGTGGCAAAGGCGGCAacgcagaggagaggagag GAAGGTCCCAGAAaaccaggaggaggaagaggaggagcgCACGGAGCTGAATCAGCCCGAGGGGCCTGAGGCAGCAGAAAGCAGTGCAGGAGGGCTTTGA
- the AGER gene encoding advanced glycosylation end product-specific receptor isoform X1 → MAAGAAAGAWVLVLSLWGEPCPPTPTPILPAESTLPLSPKLPTAFQEPGYCFSISFIHPVIVLLAPISLPALPLWCCLPGAVVGDQNITARIGKPLVLNCKGAPKKPPQQLEWKLNTGRTEAWKVLSPQGGPWDSVARVLPNGSLLLPAVGIQDEGSFRCRAMSRNGKETKSNYRVRVYQIPGKPEIVDPASELMAGVPDKVGTCVSKGGYPEGTLSWHLDGKTLIPDGKGVSVKEETKRHPETGLFTLRSELMVTPARGGAPHPTFSCSFSPGLPRRRALHTAPIQLRVWGEHRTGEGPNLGEHLSEEPVPLEEVLLVVEPEGGAVAPGGTVTLTCEAPAQPPPQIHWIKDGMPLPLPTSSVLLLPEVGPEDQGTYSCVATHPSHGPQESHAVSVSIIETGEEGPTAGSVEGPELGTLALALGILGGLGTAALLIGVIMWQRRQRRGEERKVPENQEEEEEERTELNQPEGPEAAESSAGGL, encoded by the exons atggCAGCAGGGGCAGCAGCTGGAGCCTGGGTGCTGGTCCTCAGTCTGTGGGGTGagccctgcccccccacccccacaccaaTCCTCCCCGCAGAAAGCACTCTGCCCCTGTCCCCGAAACTCCCCACAGCTTTCCAGGAACCTGGGTACTGCTTTTCAATCTCCTTCATCCACCCTGTTATAGTTTTATTAGCTCCCATCTCCCTTCCTGCCCTTCCATTGTGGTGCTGTCTCCCAGGGGCAGTAGTAGGGGATCAAAACATCACAGCCAGGATCGGGAAGCCACTGGTGCTGAACTGTAAGGGGGCCCCCAAGAAACCACCCCAGCAGCTGGAATGGAAACTG AACACAGGCCGGACAGAAGCTTGGAAGGTCCTATCTCCCCAGGGAGGCCCCTGGGATAGCGTGGCTCGTGTCCTCCCCAACGGCTCCCTCCTCCTGCCGGCTGTTGGGATCCAGGATGAGGGGAGTTTCCGGTGCCGGGCAATGAGCCGGAATGGAAAGGAGACCAAGTCCAACTACCGAGTCCGAGTCTATC AGATTCCTGGGAAGCCAGAAATTGTTGATCCTGCCTCTGAACTCATGGCTGGTGTCCCCGATAAG GTGGGAACATGTGTGTCCAAGGGGGGCTACCCTGAAGGGACTCTTAGCTGGCACTTGGATGGGAAAACCCTGATACCTGATGGCAAAG GAGTGTCTGTGAAGGAAGAGACCAAGAGACACCCTGAGACAGGGCTTTTCACACTCCGTTCGGAGCTGATGGTGACCCCAGCCCGGGGAggagctccccaccccaccttctcCTGTAGCTTCAGCCCTGGCCTTCCCCGGCGCCGAGCCCTGCACACGGCCCCCATCCAGCTCAGGGTCTGGGGTGAGCACAGAACTGGGGAGGGCCCCAACTTGGGTGAGCACCTGTCGGAAG agcctgTGCCACTGGAGGAAGTCCTGTTGGTGGTGGAGCCAGAAGGTGGAGCAGTAGCTCCTGGTGGTACCGTGACCTTGACCTGTgaagcccctgcccagccccctcctcaaATCCACTGGATCAAGGAT GGCatgcccctgccccttcccaccaGCTCCGTGCTGCTCCTCCCTGAGGTAGGGCCTGAGGACCAGGGAACCTACAGTTGTGTGGCCACCCATCCCAGCCATGGGCCCCAGGAGAGCCATGCTGTCAGCGTCAGCATCATCG AAACAGGCGAGGAGGGGCCAACCGCAG GCTCTGTGGAAGGGCCGGAGCTGGGAACTCTAGCCCTGGCCCTGGGGATCCTGGGAGGCCTGGGGACAGCCGCCCTGCTCATTGGGGTCATCATGTGGCAAAGGCGGCAacgcagaggagaggagag GAAGGTCCCAGAAaaccaggaggaggaagaggaggagcgCACGGAGCTGAATCAGCCCGAGGGGCCTGAGGCAGCAGAAAGCAGTGCAGGAGGGCTTTGA
- the AGER gene encoding advanced glycosylation end product-specific receptor isoform X7, whose amino-acid sequence MAAGAAAGAWVLVLSLWGAVVGDQNITARIGKPLVLNCKGAPKKPPQQLEWKLNTGRTEAWKVLSPQGGPWDSVARVLPNGSLLLPAVGIQDEGSFRCRAMSRNGKETKSNYRVRVYQIPGKPEIVDPASELMAGVPDKVGTCVSKGGYPEGTLSWHLDGKTLIPDGKGVSVKEETKRHPETGLFTLRSELMVTPARGGAPHPTFSCSFSPGLPRRRALHTAPIQLRVWEPVPLEEVLLVVEPEGGAVAPGGTVTLTCEAPAQPPPQIHWIKDGMPLPLSPGPGDPGRPGDSRPAHWGHHVAKAATQRRGEEGPRKPGGGRGGAHGAESARGA is encoded by the exons atggCAGCAGGGGCAGCAGCTGGAGCCTGGGTGCTGGTCCTCAGTCTGTGGG GGGCAGTAGTAGGGGATCAAAACATCACAGCCAGGATCGGGAAGCCACTGGTGCTGAACTGTAAGGGGGCCCCCAAGAAACCACCCCAGCAGCTGGAATGGAAACTG AACACAGGCCGGACAGAAGCTTGGAAGGTCCTATCTCCCCAGGGAGGCCCCTGGGATAGCGTGGCTCGTGTCCTCCCCAACGGCTCCCTCCTCCTGCCGGCTGTTGGGATCCAGGATGAGGGGAGTTTCCGGTGCCGGGCAATGAGCCGGAATGGAAAGGAGACCAAGTCCAACTACCGAGTCCGAGTCTATC AGATTCCTGGGAAGCCAGAAATTGTTGATCCTGCCTCTGAACTCATGGCTGGTGTCCCCGATAAG GTGGGAACATGTGTGTCCAAGGGGGGCTACCCTGAAGGGACTCTTAGCTGGCACTTGGATGGGAAAACCCTGATACCTGATGGCAAAG GAGTGTCTGTGAAGGAAGAGACCAAGAGACACCCTGAGACAGGGCTTTTCACACTCCGTTCGGAGCTGATGGTGACCCCAGCCCGGGGAggagctccccaccccaccttctcCTGTAGCTTCAGCCCTGGCCTTCCCCGGCGCCGAGCCCTGCACACGGCCCCCATCCAGCTCAGGGTCTGGG agcctgTGCCACTGGAGGAAGTCCTGTTGGTGGTGGAGCCAGAAGGTGGAGCAGTAGCTCCTGGTGGTACCGTGACCTTGACCTGTgaagcccctgcccagccccctcctcaaATCCACTGGATCAAGGAT GGCatgcccctgcccct TAGCCCTGGCCCTGGGGATCCTGGGAGGCCTGGGGACAGCCGCCCTGCTCATTGGGGTCATCATGTGGCAAAGGCGGCAacgcagaggagaggagag GAAGGTCCCAGAAaaccaggaggaggaagaggaggagcgCACGGAGCTGAATCAGCCCGAGGGGCCTGA
- the PBX2 gene encoding pre-B-cell leukemia transcription factor 2, whose product MDERLLGPPPPGGGRGGLGLVGGEPGAPGEPPGGGDPGGSSGGVPGGRGKQDIGDILQQIMTITDQSLDEAQAKKHALNCHRMKPALFSVLCEIKEKTGLSIRSSQEEEPVDPQLMRLDNMLLAEGVAGPEKGGGSAAAAAAAAASGGGVSPDNSIEHSDYRSKLAQIRHIYHSELEKYEQACNEFTTHVMNLLREQSRTRPVAPKEMERMVGIIHRKFSAIQMQLKQSTCEAVMILRSRFLDARRKRRNFSKQATEVLNEYFYSHLSNPYPSEEAKEELAKKCGITVSQVSNWFGNKRIRYKKNIGKFQEEANIYAVKTAVSVTQGGHSRTSSPTPPSSAGSGGSFNLSGSGDMFLGMPGLNGDSYSASQVESLRHSMGPGGYGDNLGGGQMYSPREMRANGGWQEAVTPSSVTSPTEGPGSVHSDTSN is encoded by the exons ATGGACGAGCGGCTGCTGGGGCCGCCCCCTCCAGGCGGGGGCCGGGGGGGCCTTGGATTGGTGGGTGGGGAGCCTGGGGCCCCTGGCGAACCTCCCGGTGGTGGAGACCCCGGTGGGAGTAGCGGGGGGGTCCCGGGAGGCCGAGGGAAGCAAGACATCGGGGACATTCTGCAGCAGATAATGACCATCACCGACCAGAGCCTGGACGAGGCCCAGGCCAA GAAACACGCCCTAAACTGCCACCGAATGAAGCCTGCTCTCTTTAGCGTCCTGTGTGAAATCAAGGAGAAAACTG GCCTCAGCATTCGAAGCTCCCAAGAGGAGGAGCCTGTGGACCCACAGCTGATGCGCTTGGACAACATGCTTCTGGCAGAGGGTGTGGCAGGGCCTGAGAAAGGGGGTGGCTCAGCCGCAGCAGCTGCGGCCGCCGCAGCCTCCGGAGGCGGCGTGTCCCCTGACAACTCCATCGAACACTCGGACTATCGCAGCAAACTTGCCCAGATCCGCCACATTTACCACTCGGAGCTGGAGAAGTATGAGCAG GCGTGTAACGAGTTCACGACCCACGTCATGAACCTGCTGAGGGAGCAGAGCCGCACGCGGCCCGTGGCGCCCAAGGAGATGGAGCGCATGGTGGGCATCATTCACCGGAAGTTCAGCGCCATCCAGATGCAGCTGAAGCAGAGCACCTGCGAGGCCGTCATGATCCTGCGCTCCCGCTTCCTGGACGCCAG ACGGAAACGCCGTAACTTCAGCAAACAGGCCACTGAGGTCCTGAATGAGTATTTCTACTCCCACCTGAGTAACCCATACCCTAGTGAGGAGGCAAAGGAGGAGCTCGCCAAGAAGTGCGGGATCACCGTCTCTCAG GTCTCCAACTGGTTTGGCAACAAGCGGATTCGCTATAAGAAAAATATTGGAAAGTTCCAAGAGGAGGCAAACATCTATGCCGTCAAGACCGCTGTGTCAGTCACCCAGGGAGGCCACAGCCGCACCAGCTCCCCGACGCCCCCTTCCTCCGCAG GCTCTGGCGGCTCTTTCAATCTCTCAGGATCCGGTGACATGTTTCTGGGGATGCCCGGGCTCAACGGAGATTCCTACTCTGCCTCCCAG GTGGAATCACTCCGACACTCGATGGGGCCAGGGGGCTACGGGGATAACCTCGGGGGAGGCCAGATGTATAGCCCTCGGGAAATGAGG GCAAACGGTGGCTGGCAGGAGGCTGTGACCCCGTCCTCAGTGACATCCCCGACAGAGGGACCAGGGAGCGTTCATTCTGACACTTCCAACTGA
- the GPSM3 gene encoding G-protein-signaling modulator 3, giving the protein MEAERPQEEEDGEQHQGPHQDEHGWPTVNTSNRPWRSAPPSPPPPGSRHTALGPRSASLLSLQTELLLDLVAEAQSRRLEEQRATFHPPQNRPSLGQAPPRPLEDREQLYSTILSHQSQRMEAQRSEPPLPPGGQELLELLLRVQGGGRMEEQRSQPPPHTC; this is encoded by the exons ATGGAGGCTGAGAGACCCCAGGAAGAAGAGGATGGCGAGCAG CATCAGGGCCCCCATCAGGATGAGCATGGCTGGCCCACTGTGAACACCAGCAATCGGCCTTGGCGATCTGCTCCTCcgtcccctcctcctccagggtcCCGCCACACAG ccctggggcccCGCTCGGCCTCCCTGCTCTCCCTGCAGACTGAGCTCCTTCTGGACCTGGTGGCTGAGGCCCAGTCCCGCCGCCTAGAAGAGCAGAGGGCCACCTTCCATCCCCCCCAGAACCGTCCAAGCCTAGGCCAAGCCCCGCCCCGGCCTCTTGAGGACAGAGAACAGCTCTACAGCACCATCCTCAGTCACCAG AGCCAGCGGATGGAAGCCCAGCGGTCAGAGCCTCCCTTACCCCCAGGGGGACAGGAGCTCCTGGAGTTGCTGCTGAGAGTTCAGGGTGGGGGTCGAATGGAGGAGCAAAGGTCCcagccccccccacacacctgcTGA